One Sulfoacidibacillus ferrooxidans DNA window includes the following coding sequences:
- a CDS encoding putative polysaccharide biosynthesis protein, translating into MSSESQSRFGRGASSMVSAVFISKILGLLFIIPLQNMIGGYSYGLYYLAYPLYTIMLTLSTAGFPLALSKSISDLSARGRHREATATFQIVGRAMLIFGLVSFLLMWFLGPLYLKFTIPANQHTLQRDALPAIRALAPALLLLPLMSAMRGYLQGYLRLQPSGTSQVVEQIVRVVFILAGAFIVIQLGYGPRVTAAIATFGAVAGAVPAFIVLRRAVIKTRREHVRKTRTTEIPKIKARSVLWKLFVYSLPIAMGTLVLPLSQQVDAWTVPRELIASGFSIVAATVQYGIYSGEALKLIQLPLSFANAIGASVMPAITEAMARKDRNLGETRLLLTLRMTGFITLPGAMILSVLALPINLALFKSTAGTDAIALAGVMSIFSAIELVSTYILQGYDRFYTPVWHMGVGLLLKLVFNLLLIPLLGIDGAAIAGIIGYFVSSWLNMSALRKTTGLRIYFFRLTWRTWISTAILGICTYGILRLYEYMTTWMPIFHASRLLALGAVIAGLVLGGPIYIAVSIILRAVDQEELLHMPMIGPLLTRLSRSF; encoded by the coding sequence TTGTCTTCAGAATCGCAAAGCAGGTTTGGACGTGGCGCCTCATCAATGGTAAGTGCTGTTTTTATCTCTAAAATTCTCGGACTGCTTTTTATCATACCTTTACAAAATATGATTGGCGGCTACTCTTACGGACTCTATTATCTTGCATATCCACTTTATACAATCATGCTCACGTTGTCGACTGCAGGCTTCCCACTAGCTCTCTCAAAGTCCATCAGCGACTTATCAGCGCGCGGGCGCCATAGAGAAGCAACAGCCACTTTTCAGATCGTCGGACGCGCTATGCTTATCTTTGGGTTGGTATCCTTTTTGCTCATGTGGTTTTTAGGACCTCTCTATTTAAAATTTACCATTCCAGCAAATCAGCATACTCTTCAACGCGATGCGTTACCGGCTATCCGCGCATTGGCGCCAGCACTCTTGCTCTTGCCACTTATGAGTGCAATGCGGGGTTATCTACAGGGATATTTACGATTACAACCATCCGGCACATCCCAAGTCGTAGAACAAATTGTACGTGTGGTTTTTATCCTAGCAGGTGCTTTCATTGTGATTCAGTTAGGATATGGACCGCGAGTCACAGCAGCTATTGCTACATTTGGTGCAGTAGCAGGTGCGGTTCCTGCCTTTATCGTTTTGCGGCGCGCTGTCATTAAGACAAGACGAGAACATGTACGCAAGACGCGCACTACAGAAATTCCTAAAATAAAAGCTCGCTCTGTCCTCTGGAAATTATTCGTCTATTCCTTACCTATTGCTATGGGAACACTCGTGCTCCCCTTATCACAACAGGTTGATGCATGGACAGTACCTCGTGAGCTCATTGCAAGTGGCTTTAGTATTGTTGCAGCTACTGTTCAATATGGAATTTATAGCGGTGAGGCACTTAAGCTCATTCAATTACCACTTTCTTTTGCAAATGCAATTGGCGCCTCAGTCATGCCTGCTATTACAGAAGCCATGGCGCGAAAAGATCGCAATCTTGGTGAAACTCGTCTCTTACTGACCTTACGTATGACGGGTTTTATAACACTACCTGGGGCCATGATTTTGAGTGTACTGGCTTTACCCATCAATCTTGCGCTATTTAAAAGCACAGCCGGCACAGACGCGATTGCGCTGGCCGGCGTGATGAGTATATTTAGTGCTATTGAATTAGTTTCAACATACATTCTTCAGGGGTATGATCGCTTTTATACTCCTGTATGGCACATGGGCGTTGGTCTACTTCTAAAGCTAGTTTTTAATCTATTGCTCATCCCATTGTTAGGGATAGATGGTGCTGCCATCGCCGGTATTATTGGATACTTTGTTTCCTCGTGGCTTAACATGTCTGCCCTTCGCAAAACAACTGGATTGCGTATCTATTTTTTCCGCCTTACGTGGAGAACGTGGATCTCCACTGCCATTCTAGGAATATGTACATACGGCATTTTACGTCTCTATGAATACATGACGACTTGGATGCCGATATTCCACGCCTCTCGGTTACTAGCATTAGGTGCAGTCATTGCCGGTTTAGTGTTAGGAGGACCTATCTATATCGCAGTGTCCATCATTTTGCGAGCCGTGGACCAAGAAGAGTTACTTCACATGCCCATGATAGGACCATTACTCACTCGGCTGTCAAGATCATTTTAA